DNA sequence from the Numenius arquata chromosome 13, bNumArq3.hap1.1, whole genome shotgun sequence genome:
AAGTAATCACTAGCTTTCGATGGGGTTTTATTCATGGCTGGCTGAATAATGAAATCACAATGTGCACAAATAACATGTTGACAAGTATCGATTCACAAGTATTTATCACATTTTTTTTAGGATTGTTTTCCAGttccaatttattttcaaaatatgacaCCTCTCAGTTTCTATCTTTCTCTTACTTAACTGACTATGTGTTACGGACCCTGCTCCAGATACATATTTTGGCATCTGAAAAGTAGGAAATTTATAGTATATAACTTTAACTCTTCCCTTGGCAGTCATGCATGTACATACAATTTTTGAAACAATACATCGCTTGAATTTTTTCAGCCCATGTAGCCTTAAGAGTAGGGAAATAATAGATGATCTTTTCATGTCCCTTTCAGGTTATTCTTCTAATAGATTTTTTGCTATAGCTTCAGATACACTAAAAGCATTTCTAAGGTAATGCAACCAGAATTATAAGAGTTGAATTTTACTGCCATGCATTTAGGGTGTTGTtaaagtttaatttcattttttcttaaacttgctGGTTCTTTCTTCCAAATGGGTTATGACTCTATGATCCTTCCAACAACCTTCTGCTTGGCATAGGCTTCACATTTCAGCACGGAGCTAGACAAAACTATATTCATGCAGGAGAACAGGAGATTATAGCAGTAGTCCTGCATACACTTTTATAGCTTGATATTGTGTATTGTTATGCATTTTACTGCATAAATAAGCACTCACTGTTGAATATCAAAGGAAATGTAtggaaatgaaaatggaaatacatgTATTGCATCTAAGAACTGAAAATAATCATGTACTATCAATGCAGGCTAAAAATAGGAGGTGTTTTGAGATGCAAGAGCAGATACGTTCTCTCACATGTCTCTCCCAGACAAGTGTAACTCTCATTTATCACATGCTCTGAACATCTTTATTCAGTTTATAACAACATAAAGAACTAGTTCCTTTCAATATTAGTCACTCATATCACTGATATAAGAGGAAAACAGATCAAGATGTTAAAACCTGGTCTTTATCATATCTGGCAAGGAAACAGCCCTATAACTTATTTCTAGCACTTTGTCACAGATACAACAACACACTGAATCCAGCGTGAAGAACACAGCTTCCCATAGGAAATGCTCACTTAAATAGAAGGAATTTGGATCAGTGGACATTTTTTCACAGCTACATGTTaactgctttccctgcagtgAGAGTTTTATTTATCTTAGCAGAGACATAAGTCCAATGTTAGGATTGATCTGCTGTTATGTTCACATGAGGAGACCTTGTTGTGTTATGATGAACAGAGACAGAACAACATTGGCATAATCTGAAACTAAGATACGAATTGATGAGATGTGGTAGCACAAAAGGCTGACAGGACCTTTAAATGTATGTGGGACTAATAAGTAGGAGTAAGAAAGTTATTTTACAGCACAGCTGAGGCAAAGACTGGGAGACTCTGTGCAGTTCTGATAGCCACGTTTGAAAAGGATATTGAAAAATCACGAAATGATGGATGAGCTGTGTCTGGTACCCGGGGTTCTGTCTGACTGTTGCGTGGCAACAAGGGGTGCACGCTTtcggcccagctcttgttctcaaaGGAGCGCCTTTAAAGGGAACGGATCTGCCAGCTGCAGTCTTTCCTACAAACCCTCCTCCATCCAGTATATACATTGTCACAGGCAGGCTCAGGAAAATGGTGAAAAGTTTTCATTCCTCCTGTAGATAAAGGGAAGGCGCCCAAAAAAGAGACACTCTAGGAATGTTATGCTGATATGAGATATCACCTATAattaaagcagaatattttttttctttgaagcactTCACATTGCCAGTTATGATGGGATTCAAGAAGTACTTTTCTCACTAGTTGTGTTTCTAGTTTGTCTGTGacaaaaattttctgtattttttctactGAACACACTTCAAGCTTTTCCTAAAGAAGAGAAGGGACAAAAGCAAATGATGCTTTTTTCCTcagtattagaagaaaaaaaacaaacaacaatctCCTTTGTGCTATCAGTTTTTGCTGCATGGGAGAACAAATGACACATATGTGGCTTCCACACCACATTTACAACTTGAGGAAATCTAAATCTCAAGGCTTATATTTTACAGTATCATTTTGGCATCTTTTAAACACACAATCTTCCCTCCTGTGGCAGGGGCAACAGAAATACACCTGTCTCTTACACTCCACCCCATTCCTTAATGTCTCTCTGTCgagctgaaaaaataaatcagtttcccATGCTGAGGCAACTGATACGGTTAGTGTCCAGTGCCAGCACCGTGAAGACTCAAAAATCCAAAGCCAGACTCCAGAACCTGCCTGATTGCCCCCAAACAAGAcatattttaccaaaaaaaaaaaaaaaagctcatgtgCACAAATGTATTGTGTCCTTCTGCCCCACTGTCTTTGAAATGGATCCTTGCGAGCCCCAAATCCCACCAAGGTTACTGGAGAGACCCTTTTTACTTCAGTGGTTTCTGGTGTGGATTCTTGTGAGcaaactgccttttctttttctgattcctGCTCCTTCTCACCCCAACGTGATGTAAATTGGCCTAAGGGCAGGGAATACGTTACCATTAAGTGACGAAGATCTTGCCTTCACTTTATTAACGTCTCCCTCGGGAGTGCTAAGGACAGACTGGGAGAAGATGATCACATTATCAAAAGCTCTATTCCTGAAACAGACAAGTCTTGAGAGTTTGTTTACATCAGATGTAGTGATTGAATTTCACTTGCCATGTCACAAGCATCCAGCCTGTTGGCCGCAGAATAAAGTGAATAATTTAGCAGGGAACTGCTGTATGCCAAGCAAACAGGTTGTAAAACAGTTCTGCACAAAATCTGGGGAACCAGCTGTCTCGATCTGAGGCACAGAATAGTATTTATTGCTTATGCATCATGCTGAATTGCTAACAACATGGCCCAAAATTAGGAAAAGTACGATGAACACGGAGGAATTCTTTTTTGTTGTCCATCCTCAAAACTCTTTCAGCACATGGACAATTAGAGAGAACTGCAGGCATTACTCCTAAGGTTACTTACACTTAAACAACAGTGTACTAAAGCAGATATATTCATGTGGCAAATAGGGGAATATCACTGCCTACCTACAACAGATGAGACAAATGCAGATTTTTGTGTGATGAGAAGCACTGGTGCACAGTTTAGGCAGGAAATGAAGAAGTCATTCTAAAGAGTAATTTGGGAAGATAAATGTAGACCCATATTTGCCTGGATGTTGCAGTTATAAAACCTTTCCTTTCCTATCATGATACTGAACAAACAAATGCTGGTTTTATTCATTCCTCGGTGGGTGGATTTTGCAAAAGAGCGCTCAGCATTGACCTAATTGCGATCATGCTGGAGTCAATGTGAATTTAACACCAGATTCAGCCAGAGCAGGAATGGGCTATCACTGCCCCAAGACATCCAGAGTTATAGATTTACACATTCTGCAAAGCCTTTATAATTACGCCGTTATTCAGAGTGACTGCACAACCATGTAATTGCCACCTTTTCTGGTCTGGCTTCCCTCCTGGCTTCCACAGTTGTCCGTTTGTTTTCCAGGTGGCACCGCTGTCCATTTACAAATGACTCCTTTTTCCTGGCTTTACAGAGTTGGAAATGGAAGGAAACATTTCAAATCACAATGAGGAAAAATTTCAACTGTCCTTAATTTTAGTGTAGGATACGTAGTTGTAAATTTGTGATTGATTTGCCAAACTTCTTTTGGCTcaataacagagagaaaaaacatctTAGTGGAGCAGACACTGAGAACAATTACCTATTCTCATCCACACATGAAGTATTTAAATATATCCACCTTTGTCTATTCGAAGCAACAGAAAGGCCaatgaattctttaaaaaatattcaaggaAATGTCATCCTTTAAATTTTCAGCTAGTTCTGGGTAGATTATTAACATTCAAAAGGTAAGACATACCCAAACTTAACTGCTCGTCCAGAAGAaggcaagaaataaaatacaggaacaTTTCATTATTGTGCACAAAAAAAACTAAACCTGGGAAACAAATCATATTATCTTTGTGGAAAGAAATGAAGACTTCAGCAAACAAGTTGTACATGGAGATATATCAAACAGAGACAGCAGCTGTAATTCAAACAAAAATGTATGATCATTAGAGCAGAGGAGCTCTTTTAATAGAATGACAAATGTAATGAATGGAGTTAGAAGACACGAGAATAACAGTATTGATGTCTCTCAGAAAACTCTAACAATTAACAATGATaacaatttttcaggaaaaaaaaaggtgaaacaatCTTACCATGTAGTTATAGTCGTTGTTCGGATATAGTTTACAGCACTCAAGCCTCAACAATCACTGGATGGAAactcccccctcaccccactgCTGTCTGTAACCTCCAAAGCACTTCTCTTCCCATACCCCACATGGGATTTTTACACAAGAGTAAACCAACATAATCTGTTTCCTTTAATGAGGTTGCTATTATAACCttgtattaaatgtatttttttttcttcaaactttccAGCTGAGATTAAATATTTTCACCTCATTTGTAGCCCAAACATCTCTGAGAGCACTTTTAGTATTTAAACCAGAAACTGGCCAACATTTAAGTAGTTTCTGCCACACTCTATAACCTACATTGTCTTCCCCAAGGAAATGACTGTAGTTTTGCAGGCTGTGCTTTTGTCACCTCCTGTGTGACACTGACCTAGCCCTGCAGATGAAACGTGGTTCAATCCTACAATGACCTGAGGTGCTCAGCACCCACAACTCCATGTGACAGCTAGGGATAATCAAGTAACTTGCAGGATCAGATTCTTAGTAGACATTCTTTTTTTGTCAAAGAAGTAGACAGGGCTAATTAACAGGCTAAAACTGTAAAGACACAGGCTTATCTATGAGTTAAACCATAAAATAACTTCATTGCACTATACCCTTGTGAACCTTCAGTAATTCCCTGGCTTGACTGATTAGACTCAAAATGCAAAGACTGCAAAAACAGCATTCAGTTGCTCTACTTGTTATGACTTCAATTTAAAGCTGCAAGTAGTCTAGTCTGCTGCCCAAGTGTAATTCCAGTTCCTCTAGCTCAGAAAAAACTTCTGCAGAACTAAATTCATTATTTAGCACTTACTGACTATCTTTTGCTTAATTTAGGATCACGGACAGTAAGACTGCATGTTCAAAGTCAAATTCAAAACGATTTGGCTACATCTTCAAAAACAACAAATTTTCACTGAAGGGGGTCAGATGTTAGTTTGATCTCTACCCTTGAGCACTCAGCAGCAACACTATAATAGAAATCCAATGTTTGCAGATAAAGCGCTGAAATGTCTCTTGATGCATAAGTCTATCTCCTTGTGGTTAAAAGCTAATTCTTCTCCTTGCAGTACAATGTACAAAACAGCTTGATTTGTCCCTACTCTGGTGCATCACCAGGAGATGCCAGAATTCAAGCCAAAGGAAGATTCCTTCCAATGATCCTGGATACAAATTTCACATCTCATTGGGGCTTTGCAACTTCTAGTGATGACAGCCACTCAAGTACCTCTGAAAGCAGCACATCAGTGATTTAACAGAGGTAGTAATTTGTACTAAAAACCATCAAGAACAACCACCTGCACCACAGCCATACCCAGCAAGGTACAAAATGTTTCACTGGCATCGCTACCTAGAGAAGAAACTGAATGTCCATTAAGAACTTCTCTCTTTCTGCACTGCAAATCTCTTTTTGGCACAGAAATTTTAAGCCAACATTCCTACTAATGAATTGATTGAAAAAATCCAATCACTTACATTTAATTAGCACAACTAAATTATTCCTCATATCTGTGGCATGCTTGCTGTTTTCAGGAACCGTAATGAGATGCCCTCTGGAATGCTTATAATTGAAGGAGAAAATGGAGTTAAGTCTCTAAAAAGGAAGGCCTTCAGGCACTACAGGTCATAAATGTCAATGtatgtgagaagaaaatatttcattttggtgCATGGTCCACACTGCACATAGCTACGATGAAAGATTCATATCTATACATTAACATTTTACCTGTGAGGTCCTGGGCACCCACAGAGCTCATTCCCTTCCACCTAAGTTACACTCTGTGATTCCACACAGAAAAAAGAGCTGGTATTTCATGCTAAGGGGCAACAAATGAGGAACGGACCTGAAACTGGCAGTGAAAGAGAGGGGTATCAGAGACACTGTTACCACTAGAACAGCCCAAAGGAGCCTCAGACAGCAATACTTGGTGTTAGCAGAGTAGagccctttcttttctcctcatacTGCCTTAGAGGCAGCAGCATTGAGGCAAGGAGCAGCTCAACTTCACACTGACAAAGActttctcttttcagtaagaATCCCTCATGGTCCTTTGGAACTTAACTGAAAAAATTCCACAGCCCTCATTTCTTCTGTCCTGTGCAGATGCCCATCAGAAGTAACAGGATTCTGGATTCAGCGGTCCTCATGAAAATTTTACCAAGGCAGAGTTAAAGCTGGAAGTTGCAGTTTTAAAGTAAGGTATCTTTTTAAGATCCACCCTTCCTTCCTCAAACAGCTCCTTCCAGCCTAGAAgttctgttctgtattttctcCCATAGAGAGAATTAACTTACCTCTCATCTTGCAGTCCTTTCTCACGCTCAATTTAAAATGTCACCACGTATAAAATACCAAAATTCAAATAGTTTTATAAAGTTACTACACTTTTTTGCTCTTGGACAATCGTACATTTCTCTTGGTGAATTTAATTATTGCATTTAATGGACAGCTACTAAATGAACTGTATATATGCCCTAGAGATGCCAGTAAGCAATACCATACATTACCATGAATTACAAAGCAGTTAGTATTAGGCCACTGGAAAGGGCTTTTGGCTTTATATTCATTGACCGTCAGCAAGCTTTTCCCTTCAGGAAAGTATAAATTAcaaaggcttttcttctttcagtcaCAGAGGGTTTAGTAGCAATGCTAAAGAAGTAACATTCTGAAGTGTCTGTGTAAAAGAATGaagtgggagagagagaaggacaaTGAAAGGGTAATGTATGAAATATGATAATATCCCTCATATCTCCATCTCTTACCTTGCTCACCTTCCTCTGCTCCAACCTCCCAAAATGAAATCTGTCTGCTCTTAATGAATCCCTGCTTGTCGTTCTCTTCCCTCATGTGGCCCAAGAGATGTGAAGCGCCCAGGGAAGTACTCCTTGCTCAGTTCCGATGGCAGGTAACAGCAAGTTAATCAAAGACTGAAAACGCAAAATACAGGATGAATTACCGGAGGGGAATAACTAccccaaaaataatttcattttgaaataggaGTTAAATTCATGTGAGACCTTATACAAGAGCTATTTGTTTTAGTTGCTGaagaataatatgaaaaaaagcacAGTGAATTGTTTGTTTTAATACAAATAACTTTCACATTTATTCTAGACCTGGTTTTGCTGTTTACATAATTTGTGCTCTATCCAGTTAAATATTCACGAGTCATTATATCGAACATTTACTTTTCCCTTGACAGTTGTTTTTTAAGTATAGTTCTTTGTTTATTATGTCCTGACCTCATGTATAATTGACAGCCTCTAAGGAGTGTTACCCCTCTGGAAGTAATAAATTAGTTCtatttgttatatttttatattttctcaaGAATTTCTGCCATGAGCTGCAATTGAGATATTAAAATTTCATTCTCAAGATTTCATCATAAGTCATTGGCTCCAATACAAAAAACGTAGCTGCGATTTTATGTGCTGAGTATCCTAACATCCATTAATTCAGCACACTTACATGAGGGAGCAGGCAAGAACAGTTGCAACAGTTTGAGTCCACAGTCATTGTACGAATAATGCTCAGAACTACCACAATTATCTGAAAGTCATCAGGGAGCCCAAATAAGCAATTAAAGTATAGTTGCTATTTATTGCCTCACAGAATACACAGACATAATAATACCATCTTTTCTGAACTGTTACCACTGAGATAATGCACTGGAATTCTACCAGGAACACAGTCCTCTGGAAGAgcctctatttaaaaaaagatgtaaacacaggaccacaactctttgaggtCATTACAGAATCCACACTAGTGTTTTTGGTAGGAACAGGGTCTTTGCAAAAACAACTGCCTTTTCAAAAATTGCCTTTGTGAAACtttattctgcctttttaaaCTTACATTTCATTAATGTAACCTCTGCATTATGGCTACTGTAAAGGAGGCCTAACAACAAACATACAATTAATTCTGCAGTATTAACTGGCACAAAAAATAAGCTCTTAAATTGACAGCCGTTTTTTCAAGTGGTTACTTGATGAGAATTGAGCCCTAATTCTATGTCACCAAAGAAACAGGAACTGAATCAGACCTAAAGACACCAGTACCAGAAACCTCTAGCATGCTTCCACAAAGGCAAAGTTCCTTTTGAGTTctcatgaaaactgaaaatttgcCTGCTTTGTACAAAGCCTAACCATGACTTACTGTTATATGAGATCCAGTCATTCTGCTTTGGAATTACATATCACTGCATTTTAAAGGAGTTTCACTAACTGCTTTCAAATTAATCTTTGTAAATTTcccttgtttttaaagaaaacaacaggCCCTTTGTAAATTTTAAGGTCCTCCTTCTCCGTATACTTTAAATTAAGACTTTGTCAGTAAAAGGCTAGCAAGAGAATTCAGCCTTCTACAGCTCCATTCATTTTAGTAATCTCTGAACATTAGTGTGAAAGGATCATTAATCCTACCAGTCCTCCttgcaaagcattttctttcagtcCAGTCTCAAAAAGGAGGCAAAACTCTGCAAATTTTAAGTCAGTCATTGTTTAACTATGCCACACTAGTAAGCAAATGAATAACGAAAATGTTTTATCCATCCAAATGTTTTATGCCACCAAAAAAGATTCCTAAAGTTATGAGAACAAGTGAAGAACCCTGTAAGCAGCACTACCTGCCACGAGACTCACACCAGCATTCGGGGCAGCCGAGAGACCTGCACTTTGACACCCACCAAGAGACCAGCTATGACAGCGTTTTCAAAACAATAGTTTATAGGATTCAAATAGCAGTCATAAAAACAACCACCTTTCGTAAACACATCAAACAAATAAATGGGAgttaatttctttgcatttttccaaGCTAGAAGCCATATTTACTTTCAAACAGACAACAAAATTTCCCCAAACTGGCACTAAATAGTTTTTTTATTGCTACTGCAGTGCTCCAAAAGGCACAATAATAATGCAACCGCCCCGCATCTCACATTTGTTACTAGTTACGGGATAAGGCAGAGTGTGGCACCGCGTATCAGCTTTTGTATCAGCTTTCAGGCGAAATGCGATGTTTGAGAATCATCTGCCGCTAATGGGAAATGATCTTCATTTCCAAATCCATATTCAATGTTTTCGTTAACTTCAGTTTAGATCTTATCTCAGTATACAATAACCAAGCTGTGTAAACATGTGACTCActtcacaaatgaaaaatacaaatgagTAGCTTTGGTCTAAAAAGCTTATAAATTTACACTTAGGAAATGCTTATCCTGTGTCCATCCCCACTGCAAAAATCCAGCCTACGAAGCTTTACAGTATCTTAAAGACCATATCACTAATCTGTGGCAGACAGAAATTCAATCTAACGCATTCAACTTTGCTATTGGTACTTTCTTTCATGAATACAATATGCCACAATAATATATTCCCTTTAATCATCAATCCACTTACGTAACATTCCTGACTCCCAGCGCTAATCCGTAATGCCGCCCTTCCTACAGCCAGCCCCTCGCTGAAGCCAGATTACCTGCAAATGTTTGCTGGCCAGGCTTAGTCGCTCATTCCCTTCTAAATTAaaccataaaaaataaaacaggcctCTTCGGGCAGCGCCGTTTCTCAGGctagaaaaatacatttgtaatcCCCCCAACttgcaaagttattttttaaaagcatgagtAAAACTATTAAATCTCTGTGTGAGGAAAGCTTTTATTCCTGCATGTAAGccagggcaatcccaaacacaagcACAGGCTgtgcggagaatggattgagagcagccctgaggaggacttggtggtggtggtggatgagaagctcaacatgacccagtaatgtgcgctcacagcccagaaagccaactgtatcctgggctgcatcaaaagcagcgtggccagcagggcgagggaggggattctgcccccgtgctctggtgagaccccacctggagtactgcatccagctctggggcccccagcacaaggacatggacctgttggagcaggtccagatgagagggctggagcacctctgctttgaggacaggctgagggagttagggttgttcagcctggagaagagaaggctccagggagactttatagcagcttcccagtatctgaagggagctacagaaaagctggagagggactttttacaggggcatgtagtgataggacaaggggtaattgcttcaaactggaaggtagatttagattggatatgagggagaagtttttcactgtgagggtggtgaggcactggaacaggctgcccagagaagctgtggatgccccatccctggaggtgttcaaggccaggctggatggggctttaagagACCTGGTCTacgggttggaactagatggtcccttccaacctaacccATTGTATTGTTCTATGACTCTAAGCATAAGATTACATGTAAGCTTAATGCTCGGGGGTAAAATTGATGTTTTTGCACCTTCCCCTCCCATACAACTGTGCCAGTGCTCTGCTTATACAAGACTTCACCTCACACTCGGGGTTAGCACACATCGGGAAGGCCCACAAGCTCCTTACTTTTCACATCCCGCTGGCAGCGGGGGCCAACAACAGCCATGAGGCTGGCAGAGGTGAAAGAGGCTGGAGGTGGAGTCGGCAGCCTGCAGGGAagctgcctgcagcccagagggCACACCCCGCCGTGGGCAGCCCAGCGAGGTGTGGGTGGGCTCCCGCGACgccgcggaggggcgcggagagCCCGCGGTCGGGGCCTACGTCGAATTTCCCTCGCCAGTGCCCCCCATTTCCCGCTCCACACCATCGCCCCTCAGGCCCCCGGCCTTGGCTTCCCACAATGCCCCGGGGCCGCCTCCTCTCACGAGAGGGGCGGTGGCGGAAGTGGCGGGGCGTGGCCCGGAAGCGCCGCCGCCGTGGAAACGGGAGCCGGGAGCTGAGCCCGCCATGGCCGAGACCGACCCGAAGACCGTGCAGGATCTTACCGCCGTGGTGAGGCCGCCGGCACCGCGCCTGCAGcctcggggggagcggggagcgcTCGGCGGGGCGGCCGCAGAGCGCGGGCGGGTCGCGGCCTTCCTGAGGAGAGGCCCGGCGGAAGCGGGTAAAGCCTCCGGCCTCGCCCCGTTCCTGGGCCCTGGCGTTACCTCCTGGGGCCCGGCGCGGCCGAGCCGGGGTGACCCGCGCCTGCCcgctgctggaggggctgctgggcCTGTGGTGCTGCCTCGGCCTTTTATCCCGGGTGTCACGATAAAGCGCCCCCGTTGTAGAGCTGCTTCTGCCGGGTCGCTCAGGGGCGGCTCGGGTCGGAGCGCGGTTGCAGCCCTGTGTCCCATCGCAGCACTGAGGCCGCTCGCTCAGCTGAAGCGCTCTGCTAGGGCCGCCTCCCAGGCTGGCAGCCGGGCAGCCCGTCGTGAGGGGGAGTTCTCTGTGTCCCGGGGGGATGTGGTTAAGAGCAAGGGTTTGGGAGCGTGGAGAGGAACGCTGCTGTTCTGATACCGAAAAAAAGTGTTAGCGCATGATTAGCACAGGACGCTATTGTGGGTTTAGTCCTGGTTGTGCAACGCAGGCGTTTTCTAGATCCTAAAATTGTTTATTGCAAGCCTCTGTTCTCccgtgtgtatgtatatatgtatatgtaaaaatgTTACTTAAATATGGAATTACACTGCAGAGTTTGTGCACAGTTGAGCTCAGCAATGTAAGAAAATGTTGTACTTGCCTCATTACATAAGATTAAATACTGTAACAACctctttaatgaaaacaaaatggacttctctttttttcctttctaataggTGCAGACATTACTTCAGCAAATGCAGGACAAATTTCAAACCATGTCTGACCAAATAATTGgaagaaatatccttttttttaaagccagagagGTGCTATACACTACAGAATCATAAGTATTTTAAAGTATACGTACCAGTGGGATTTGTAAGATGAATTTAAAGTGACCATAAGAATTTGATCAAAAATGTAAcgaaaaacagacagaaaaacccCAGCTGCTACTGGATTGCAGTTACACTCCTTAACTCCAGTGAACTTGATGACATGAGCTGTCGCATTGACGACCTGGAGAAGAACATAGCAGACCTCATGACGCAGGCGGGAG
Encoded proteins:
- the HSBP1 gene encoding heat shock factor-binding protein 1; protein product: MAETDPKTVQDLTAVVQTLLQQMQDKFQTMSDQIIGRIDDMSCRIDDLEKNIADLMTQAGVEELEGENKAPATNKS